Part of the Woronichinia naegeliana WA131 genome, TCGTCCTATCTTGCTGGGCCACCGTAACCACCAGTCAGTCCAACTCCGCGAGTTCCCGCTCCAACTCCGTGAAAACCAGGGCCAACTCCACCACCCGCACCAATCCAATCAATAAATAAAGCCGTTGCACCGCCTGATTTGGGCAGTTCGCCTTCAATAATTTTATATTTGTAGATTAGATCTTTGCCTTCCATCACAGGATTACTGATTTCGATCACAGCCAATGTATTTTCTTTATTGTTGCCTTCATAGACAGAAAGGGTGGCATTGGGGGGATCATTTTTAAAGTTGTCTGACCCTGCTTTTGCTGTCCATTCATCGAAATAGGCGGGCATGGTCAAATTTCCTGCTACTCGTTTTGGGCGATCGGAAAAATATAAGGTTTGTGGATTAACATTGACTAAACGCAGGGTTTTGTCTTCAGAATTTACCTTTAGATCTTCCGACGTTTGCACAAACATTAACTGTACTTTTTGAGCAGAAGCGGTTTCTTGTTTTGTAGGCGCATTTTGAGCAGAGCTAATAACAGGAAATCCCCAGTTAGTTATTGTCAATAGAGCAGTGGCCAGAAAAAGAACAGGACGAGTCGAGTTGTGAATGATTTTTATAGAGTTCATGGTGAAATTAATCCTTAGGATGGATTTTGGTTAAAGGCGATCGCATCAATTTAATCTCATTATAACGTGATCGCACCTTGCAAAAAGATCATCCCTCAAATGATAGCTTCCTAATCTCACAGTATAGTGATCGTCTCATCTAATTGAATCCTCGCAAAAAGAGATCGCCTTTTCAAAACGTTCCTCTAGACAGTACTTAAACCTTTGAATAAAACGTTCAAGACGTTATGCTCTAAGAGGCTAAAAACTTAACTTTTCGGAAGGATTGAAAATTCTAAGTCAATCACTTATCATAGAAGTATTACAGTTAAGGCAATACATTGCACTTAAAAGAGGAGAGTCATTGAGATAAACAAATCTTAATCGAAGAATAGGAGAATAGGAGAATAGGAGAAGCATTGCAGCGATCGCCGCCAAAACGCTTATCAATTGTATAAATTAATCACCGTTAGAGAAGCGATCTAATTTTGTTGTAACTCAGCCGCATAATAGGATTTTTTGCTACTTTCTTCATGGCTAATAATAAGACCTAATTCTTCAAGAATTTCTAAGCAATTGGCAATAGCTTTTGTCTTTTTCCTCCCTGAAAATTGGCTATCAATTTGCTCGATTGTCCATTCTCGATTTTGGGTTCGTAATAGTTCCCGAATGGCAGTAAGTTGTTCTTTAAAAGTAGTGGGGAATTTCTGAAGTTCGACGGGAGTAATTGGTGCTATATCTTCGATTTCGATTCCTTCAATTTCAGGTTGAGTCGTGATTTGATCAGGAGCTTGATAGTCGGGACGAAGCCAACGAATCAGCCCATTTTTCTCTTCTTCAGCCCGTTCCAAATTGAGATCAACTAAACGCTCTAGGATTTCGCCCTCCGTCAGATTTTCAGGCCAACCGTAGGCAGCAAAAACCGCCGTATCTAATTCGTCATGGATTTGTCTAAGGATAGAAACTAAAGCACGGTTATTATAGGCTTGATCTGGTGCAGAAAAAGGTTCTTCTTTTTGCATTTTCTCAAGCAAATTATACATTCCTGTGAGGGTAATATCGGGATGATTAGTCTGGACAGTTTTACGGTGATTGTCTAGTCTTTCCCCTAGGTCTCGAATTTGTTGTTTTAAGGTTTCAGAGGGAGTAGGAAAAGGAAACTTCATAAAACAATCACTATGATTATAATTGGAATCATTTCCTACCCCTAAAAAAGCTCCCGTCCTTAATGACCATAAAACATGAATTTGTGAAGATAAAATCCCTAAATAATAACTATCGTCTAAAGTAATAGCAATCAATTTTGCATCCGGCAGAATAGCACTATTTAAAAATGTAAAAATTCGATGTTTTGCAGTTCGACAAGTTGCAATATAACGAGTCAGTGATTGCAGTGACTTTCTAAACTCTGGTCTTTTTTCAGCAAATAGCCACCAATGCTCTCGATTAGCTTTTCTCTTCTGTTGATCTCGAATCGGTTTAACTTTATCTAAAAGAATTTGGTACAAAGCAGGATACTGTAAAAATGCCTCTTGCTGAGTAATTCCATAAAAATCAATTACCCATCTATTTTGAGGATTTTGAACTAAATCTCGACCGATGAGATAAGGCTTGATAACTTCTGGTAATTGGTGAGCTTGAATACCTAAAGATTGTAAGTCTTCTTTTGTTAACCTGAAACCTTCGCCTGATAAAATAACTCCTTGAAAGGATAATCCCAGATTCGCTTGTAATCTGATTAATTCTTGGGTATTTTCACCAATCGTTAAATTAGTATTAATCTTGCCAATATTATTTGAAAATTCAACTTCACTAACTCCCTCTTGATCGGTTATTTCTTGAGTTGAAATTAATAAATTACCTTGGTATTCTCCTAAAGCACAAGCAGTCATGGCCACTCTAACGGCGGCTCCATCTTTCGTATCTACCCAGGGATGATCGGGAATAGCAAAAATTAAAGATAGACCTTTATCCTGAGAGAGATAATTTTCAACAACTCTTCGATTAAAAGGTTGGGTAATGCTATTGGTTGTAATCAAACCAAAATGTTTAATTTTTCCCTCTGTTAATAACTGAGCGGCTTTGTTCCACCAATACATCACTAAATCAGCAGATTCAGGTACTTCCTTATAAACTTTTCTTAAGGTTTCGACATAACCATCTCCTAATAGATGTCGCATTCTTTTATTGCCAATAAAAGGCGGATTAGAAACAATATAATTAGCTTCTGGCCATAGGGCGGGACGGGGACGAACATAATGCAAAATCTTTTCTTGATCATTCGGATCAGGCACTTCTTCTCCAGTCACTGGATGCTTAATCGTTTTGCCCCCCCAGCGCGTTCTTACCTTACCTGTTTTCGGATCAACCGCCGTTTTAATTTTATCGTAGGCTAACACCGCATCTCGAAATTCAATGTTTTTATATTCACGCAAAACAGGCTCAATCGGAGGCAAGGTTCCAAATAAGCGGAAATGCCATTGTAAATAACCAATCCAAATCACTAAATCAGCGATCGCGGCTGCCCTGGGATTAATTTCAATGCCTAAAAATTGCGAAGGATTAACCTTTTCAAACTCTAATTTTAACTGAGATTCTCCTGTTACGGTTTCCAAACGATTAAAGACTTCTAACTCCAAAGTCTTCATTAAATCCAAAGTGACATAAAGGAAATTACCCGAACCACAGGCAGGATCAAGTACCTTAATTTCCCGTAATTGCTTTAGGAAATCCTCTAAAACAGTCTTTGCTAAACTAACTTTTTCTTCCTGACTTGCCTCGGATTCCGTATCTAAAATATGCTCCACTTCCCCTTGAATTAACTGCCATTGTTCCTGTAACGGCTCAATAATAGTGGGACGAACCAAACGCTCCACATAGGAACGAGGAGTATAATGCGCTCCTAATTGACTGCGTTCATCGGTCTCTAAAGCCTGTTCTAATAAGGTTCCAAAAATAGCAGGCTCCACACTTTTCCAGTCCCGTCCTGAAGCCGATAATAAAATTTCTAATTGTTCTTTTTTTAAATTAAAAGCCGTAGCATCCGAAAATAAATTACCGTTAAAACGCAGGAATTTATCAAAGGCAAAGTTTCCTCCTGTATTCATTACTTTCCAAAGTTCTTCAACCTCTTCCTTAAACTTGTAAGGCTTATCTAGCCAACGATCTTTAAGACGATTAGTAAAAATATGATCGGGTAATAATTCAATATCTTCTGCGAACATTGTAAAAATACAACGCATTAAAAACTGAGCCACTTCCTGGGGATCGCGTTTTCTCGGTTTTGTGTCAACTTTATGGGCTGGTGGCATTTCATGTTCTAACATTTTTGCTAAAATTGCCAAATCAGCAGCCACTTCCCTAGTTACTTTGGCCGCGATCTTCTCTGGATTTAAAGATTGAGGATCGGAAAAAATCTTAACAAATCGCTCAACAATTTCTGGTCTTAGTAAATCTTGAAAATCAATATATTCACCACTATCATAGGTTCCATAATTGCCATTCGCACTTAACCAATAGGGATTAAAATCTTGCCAAATGCGAAAATGATTACCAATATCACAAACAATTAAAAATGGCGGTTTAACGGGGGAAAATCGCGCATAATTCAGAGCTTGGGCAAAGGCTTTTTTCATCGCTTTTCGATAACTATTAGTTCCTCGTTTGCCCACGCCTTTCGCACTCAGATCACTTCCTTGCTTGGCCTCTAAAACAAAATGGCCTTCTTTGTAAAGATCAATAAAATTAGGCTTGATGATCACCTCACCATCAGGGGGAATAACCCTAATGTCTTTATCAAAACAAAAGCGATCGCCTTCTTCTGTACCTTTCGGTCGTGGTTTTTCTACACCTAACACCTCACAAAATTCTGTTAGAAATAATTGATAATTGGCCCGTTCATTGCCGCTTGCTTTTTGCCAACGGGTAATAAATGCTTCCATTCTTTGGCGATTATTTTCATCCATGATCATTGATTAAATTTTACTAATAATCCTTATAGAAAATATTTTAAGACTGAATTATACCACTTTATGCTTGCTATCAAGAAAAGCGATGCAGGCGATCGCGGTTAGTTTTCTCGTCTGTCTATCCTAATCTAAAATCCTAAAAGTTTTATAGCACTTTACCTAGACACTTACCCTACGATACCATCAAGTAAGTGTAGAATTATTAACCTTTTTGTTTCCCCAACCACCCTATGTTAGCCAAACGAATTTTACCTTGTCTAGATGTCAACGCCGGTCGAGTGGTGAAGGGAGTTAATTTTGTTGACCTCAGAGATGCGGGGGATCCAGTCGAATTAGCAAGACTGTACAACAAAGCTGGAGCTGATGAACTGGTTTTTCTCGATATTACCGCTACCCATGAACAGCGAGACACGATTATTGATGTGGTCTATCGCACGGCAGAGGAGGTCTTTATTCCTCTCACGGTGGGAGGCGGCATTCAAACCTTAGCGCATATTAAAAATTTGTTACGGGCAGGAGCGGATAAGGTTAGCGTTAACTCCTCGGCGGTCAAAAACCCTGCTTTTATTAATGAAGCCAGCGATCGCTTTGGGGCGCAATGTATTGTAGTGGCTATTGATGCCAGACGGAGGCATGATCCTCAAAATCCTGGTTGGGATGTCTATGTGCGAGGAGGACGGGAAAATACAGGGTTAGATGCGATCGCCTGGTCCAAGGAAGTGGAACAACGGGGGGCCGGAGAATTATTAGTCACTAGTATGGATGCCGATGGCACTCAAGCCGGGTACGATCTGGAACTAACGGCCACTATTGCCAACCAGGTGGAAATTCCGGTCATTGCCTCTGGAGGAGCCGGCAATTGTCAGCATATCTATGAAGCCTTGACCGAGGGAAAAGCAGAGGCGGCCTTGTTGGCTTCTTTACTTCATTACGGACAATTAACGATCGCCGAAGTTAAAAACTATTTACAAAGTCATCAAGTCCCCGTCCGCTAAAGGGTTAACGATTTAAAGCCCGTTGACCAATATCTCGTCGATAATAATGACCCTCAAACTCAATCTGAGCCACCGCTTCATAGGCACGGGCGATCGCTGTTCCAAAATCATCGCCGAGGGCTGTCACCCCTAAAACCCGTCCGCCATCAGTGAGCAGTTGACCTGACTGTGAACAGGTTCCGGCCTGAAAAACGACTGCACCCTGGGCTTCGGCTTGATCCAGTCCCGTAATGACTTTGCCTTTTTCGTAGGAGCCAGGATAGCCCTGGGAAGCCATCACCACACACACAGCACATTGTAATCCCATTTTTGTATCACTCTTGGGATGATCCTGCGATCGCCAGGTGAGAGGGGGAAATTGGGCCAGGCGTTGCTCCGTACAAGCAAAAAGAACCTCTTCTAGGGGCGTTTCTAGGAGCGGCAGAATGGCTTGGGTTTCGGGATCGCCAAAACGACAATTAAATTCCAGAACCTTGATCCCCCCTGTGGGACTGATCATTAAACCAGCGTAGAGAACACCACAATAATTAATCCCCTTTTGTCGCAAAGTATCAATCGTGGGTTGCAAAACCTCCCTGGTAATCTGTTCCAGGAGGGCTGGGGGAGCGATCGGGGCGGGTGCATAGACTCCCATTCCCCCCGTATTATTGCCCGTATCTCCTTCTCCAATCCGTTTATGATCCTGGGCTGGTAATAGAGGACGTACCGTTAATCCGTCACTCAAGGCCAAGACGGAAACCTCTTCGCCGACTAAACATTCTTCCAGTACCAGTTGATCAAAACCCGCCGCAAACAGTTCAGCGATCGCCCTTTTTGCCTCGGCCATGGTTTCTGCGACAATAACGCCCTTGCCAGCCGCTAATCCATCTGCTTTGACGACAATGGGGGCTCCTTGTTTTTTTAGATAAGCTTGGGCCGCAACCTGATCCGTAAAGGTTTCTCCCAGGGCCGTAGGTACTCCTGCCTCTATCATTAAAGCTTTTGCCCAGGATTTACTGGCTTCAATACGCGCCCCTGCCTGGGTGGGGCCAAACACCCGAATTTGCTGAGATTGAAGATAATCAACGATCCCCAAGGCAAGTGGGACTTCAGGGCCAACGATAACTAAATCAATGACCTGTTCCAGACAGAATTGGGCAATGTCTTCAAAATCTTCCAAATTGAAAGAAACATTTTCACATTTTCTTAATGTTGCCGTTCCACCATTCCCAGGCAAACAATAGCATTGCGCGACCTGGGGAGATTGCACCAACTTCCAGGCGATCGCGTGTTCCCGTCCGCCATTGCCCACGACTAAAACCTTCACGCTTATTGACCTTTTTAAACGACTATCTAGATTTGACTACTCGATAATAGCGGTTGATCAGGCCGCTGCGATAAATAACAAGAAAAAATTTGATTGTAATTATCTTTACAGCTAACGGGGATCAGCCAGTGCTAGTTTATAGGGGCAATGAAAACTCAGTTTAACAATCTCCCAATTATTATGGCTCAGATCCTTGATCCTGTACCGAGCGGTCAAAGGGGTACAATCCTATGCTGCTATGTGAATGCTACTAGCCACATTCAAATTGCCCGCATCACCAATATTACAAACTGGTATTTTGAACGGGTTGTCTTTCCTGGACAACGTTTAGTATTTGAAGCCCTTGCCGAAGGTCAATTGGAGATCCATACCGGCATCATGGCTAGTTCGATTCTTTCCGATACGATTCCCTGCGAGCGACTTTGTATTAGTGACGGCTTGGATGATGACTTGGACGAGGATACTAAACCCCCCGGCAAAAACCCTACGTTGACAGTTAAAAGCGTAGTCGCTTCAGCAACGATACCCGCAGAACCCCTCGTTATTGCTACTTATTATTCATCGTCTCAGCTAGAGCCAATTCTTGCCTAAAAAATGAGGGTAGGAGAGGGGAGCCAAACAACCCATCCTATCTCAAATAGACGGGTTGATCAAAAACATTTTGAACGACAAATAAGAGTATAAAACTAATCACGGCAGCCATAATGGGGGTGGAAATCCAACTGGAGACGATATCTTGTAAGACTCGCCAGTTAATTTGTCTAGCTCCCTTCGCGCCTTTCAATAGGCCCACACCAATCACTGCCCCCACAGCGGCCTGGGCACTGGAAACCGGAATGAGTGGAATGGGGGGAAGGCCCCACTGGATGAATAAATGTTGCAAGCTACTGGAAGAGAAGATAAAGAGGACAATAAATTCTGCTAAAACAACCACAAAAGCACCGATCGGGTTTAAAGGCATCAGATTATTTCCCACTGTCATCATCACCTTCTGGGAATCTGTATAGACTCCTACGGCAATGGCGATCGCCCCTAATAAAAATAATTGTTGAGCCGCCGATATTTCTCCGAGATGACCCACCGCGATCGCTCTAAAGGGATCTGACGGGACAAATACACCCATGACATTGGCAATATTATTGGCCCCTAGCGCGTAGGAAGCCATCGCCCCCACCACAATTAATCCCCAACGGGTATAACTATCCAAGCGCAACAGATGTAACTTCTGACGCTGGAGTCCCCAGGTAATACCTTTATAAAGCATCGCGCTAAACAAACCACTTAAGGCTGGACAGGCAATCCATGTGCCAACAATCTTTAAAACCACAGAAAGATTAGTGGGAGAACCACTAAAAAAATTCCAGCCAATGATGGCTCCTACCACTGCCTGGGAAATGGATACAGGGATATTTAACTGGGTCATCCAATAAACCGTTAAAGCAGCCGCTAAGGCCACAGTGAATGCTCCCCCCACCGCATTAACGGCTCCTAATTCGGTTAACCCCTGAGTTGCTCCGGCTCCACCAATCACCGCCCCTAAAATAACAAACACACTGAGGATCAAGGCTGCCGTTGAAAAACGCACCATCTGGGTACTAACAGCTGTTCCAAAAACCGTTGAAGCGTTATTGGCTCCCAGAGACCAGCCTAGAAAAAGGCCACTGGAGAGAAAGAAAAAAACGATTGGTGAGGTCATGAAGACGGTTAAGTTTCCAATAAATACAATAAATGCAAAGAATACTAATAAAATTAATCTGCCCGCTTAATCGCATAAATGGCCAGCCATTCACTCACTTCTTCGGCATTATCGGCAATTTCATCAATAAAATCGATACTATCTCTAAGGTGCATTTTTTGCTCTAGTGGTAAATCAGATTCAAAGATTTTTTGCTTTAATCGTAATCGAATGGTATCCGCTTCCGTCTCATAGAAACTAACCTGGGAGGTGTAGTCACGCGCACGAATGGGATCACGGAAATAAAAGCGGGCTGCTAAAATAATGGTTTCTACACTTTTGACCACTGCTTTCGTTAAATCAATAAAATCTTGTTTATAAATATCGGGAATCTGCGGCTTTTCAATGAGTAATTCCTGAAAGCTATCTTCACAATTGTCAATCAAAGAATAAAGATCCTGTAATAAACTGAGGACATCACCCCTGGTATCAGGAATTAACATTTCCGTATAAAGTTCAATGCCAATTAAACGACGTAATTCCTGGCTTCGACGTTTGACTTCAATAAGTTGTTGTAATTTTTGCTCACAATTCTGGTCAGAGCAACAATCGCGAAGATAGGAAATAATTCCTAATTCAAAACCCATGGCTCCTTCGGAAATTTTATCTAAAAAATCTTCCATTTGGGCAATAATAAAGCGAGTTTTTCCAAAGATACGGGGCATTTCTCTTGTCATTATTTGAATTTCCTGACTCTTCCTGATTTCTTTCACTTGACTATCATTATACGCCTAGCGATCGCATCAGAATTAACCCAAACCAGACAATCAACTATGCAAATTCA contains:
- the hisF gene encoding imidazole glycerol phosphate synthase subunit HisF, giving the protein MLAKRILPCLDVNAGRVVKGVNFVDLRDAGDPVELARLYNKAGADELVFLDITATHEQRDTIIDVVYRTAEEVFIPLTVGGGIQTLAHIKNLLRAGADKVSVNSSAVKNPAFINEASDRFGAQCIVVAIDARRRHDPQNPGWDVYVRGGRENTGLDAIAWSKEVEQRGAGELLVTSMDADGTQAGYDLELTATIANQVEIPVIASGGAGNCQHIYEALTEGKAEAALLASLLHYGQLTIAEVKNYLQSHQVPVR
- the purD gene encoding phosphoribosylamine--glycine ligase, producing the protein MKVLVVGNGGREHAIAWKLVQSPQVAQCYCLPGNGGTATLRKCENVSFNLEDFEDIAQFCLEQVIDLVIVGPEVPLALGIVDYLQSQQIRVFGPTQAGARIEASKSWAKALMIEAGVPTALGETFTDQVAAQAYLKKQGAPIVVKADGLAAGKGVIVAETMAEAKRAIAELFAAGFDQLVLEECLVGEEVSVLALSDGLTVRPLLPAQDHKRIGEGDTGNNTGGMGVYAPAPIAPPALLEQITREVLQPTIDTLRQKGINYCGVLYAGLMISPTGGIKVLEFNCRFGDPETQAILPLLETPLEEVLFACTEQRLAQFPPLTWRSQDHPKSDTKMGLQCAVCVVMASQGYPGSYEKGKVITGLDQAEAQGAVVFQAGTCSQSGQLLTDGGRVLGVTALGDDFGTAIARAYEAVAQIEFEGHYYRRDIGQRALNR
- a CDS encoding inorganic phosphate transporter; protein product: MVRFSTAALILSVFVILGAVIGGAGATQGLTELGAVNAVGGAFTVALAAALTVYWMTQLNIPVSISQAVVGAIIGWNFFSGSPTNLSVVLKIVGTWIACPALSGLFSAMLYKGITWGLQRQKLHLLRLDSYTRWGLIVVGAMASYALGANNIANVMGVFVPSDPFRAIAVGHLGEISAAQQLFLLGAIAIAVGVYTDSQKVMMTVGNNLMPLNPIGAFVVVLAEFIVLFIFSSSSLQHLFIQWGLPPIPLIPVSSAQAAVGAVIGVGLLKGAKGARQINWRVLQDIVSSWISTPIMAAVISFILLFVVQNVFDQPVYLR
- a CDS encoding DUF1830 domain-containing protein: MAQILDPVPSGQRGTILCCYVNATSHIQIARITNITNWYFERVVFPGQRLVFEALAEGQLEIHTGIMASSILSDTIPCERLCISDGLDDDLDEDTKPPGKNPTLTVKSVVASATIPAEPLVIATYYSSSQLEPILA
- a CDS encoding class I SAM-dependent DNA methyltransferase, with product MIMDENNRQRMEAFITRWQKASGNERANYQLFLTEFCEVLGVEKPRPKGTEEGDRFCFDKDIRVIPPDGEVIIKPNFIDLYKEGHFVLEAKQGSDLSAKGVGKRGTNSYRKAMKKAFAQALNYARFSPVKPPFLIVCDIGNHFRIWQDFNPYWLSANGNYGTYDSGEYIDFQDLLRPEIVERFVKIFSDPQSLNPEKIAAKVTREVAADLAILAKMLEHEMPPAHKVDTKPRKRDPQEVAQFLMRCIFTMFAEDIELLPDHIFTNRLKDRWLDKPYKFKEEVEELWKVMNTGGNFAFDKFLRFNGNLFSDATAFNLKKEQLEILLSASGRDWKSVEPAIFGTLLEQALETDERSQLGAHYTPRSYVERLVRPTIIEPLQEQWQLIQGEVEHILDTESEASQEEKVSLAKTVLEDFLKQLREIKVLDPACGSGNFLYVTLDLMKTLELEVFNRLETVTGESQLKLEFEKVNPSQFLGIEINPRAAAIADLVIWIGYLQWHFRLFGTLPPIEPVLREYKNIEFRDAVLAYDKIKTAVDPKTGKVRTRWGGKTIKHPVTGEEVPDPNDQEKILHYVRPRPALWPEANYIVSNPPFIGNKRMRHLLGDGYVETLRKVYKEVPESADLVMYWWNKAAQLLTEGKIKHFGLITTNSITQPFNRRVVENYLSQDKGLSLIFAIPDHPWVDTKDGAAVRVAMTACALGEYQGNLLISTQEITDQEGVSEVEFSNNIGKINTNLTIGENTQELIRLQANLGLSFQGVILSGEGFRLTKEDLQSLGIQAHQLPEVIKPYLIGRDLVQNPQNRWVIDFYGITQQEAFLQYPALYQILLDKVKPIRDQQKRKANREHWWLFAEKRPEFRKSLQSLTRYIATCRTAKHRIFTFLNSAILPDAKLIAITLDDSYYLGILSSQIHVLWSLRTGAFLGVGNDSNYNHSDCFMKFPFPTPSETLKQQIRDLGERLDNHRKTVQTNHPDITLTGMYNLLEKMQKEEPFSAPDQAYNNRALVSILRQIHDELDTAVFAAYGWPENLTEGEILERLVDLNLERAEEEKNGLIRWLRPDYQAPDQITTQPEIEGIEIEDIAPITPVELQKFPTTFKEQLTAIRELLRTQNREWTIEQIDSQFSGRKKTKAIANCLEILEELGLIISHEESSKKSYYAAELQQN
- a CDS encoding DUF47 family protein, whose amino-acid sequence is MPRIFGKTRFIIAQMEDFLDKISEGAMGFELGIISYLRDCCSDQNCEQKLQQLIEVKRRSQELRRLIGIELYTEMLIPDTRGDVLSLLQDLYSLIDNCEDSFQELLIEKPQIPDIYKQDFIDLTKAVVKSVETIILAARFYFRDPIRARDYTSQVSFYETEADTIRLRLKQKIFESDLPLEQKMHLRDSIDFIDEIADNAEEVSEWLAIYAIKRAD